The Streptomyces sp. NBC_01276 genome contains the following window.
CCGGCTTCGTGGCCGGTGACCTGCTGTCTTTGGCGCGTCGGCGTACTGTCGGCCGCCCGTGATTCACCGGGCGGCCATGCAGCTTGTCCGGATAGCGCGGTCCTCGCCGCCGCCCACCCGGCGCGCGGGTGTTACTGACCGACCCTTCCGTCGACGCACTCGCGCAACAGGTCGGCGTGGCCGCAGTGGCGGGCGTACTCCTCGACCCGGTGCACCAGCAGCTCCCGGATCGCGATCTTGTCCTTGCCCACGCGCTCGCCCAGGTCCGGGTGTTCGGCCAGCGCGGCGTCGGTCGCGGCCTGCTCGCGCTCCAGATCGGCGTACGCGGCGTCCACCACGGCCTGCTCGGCGACGGCTCCGTGGAAGTCGGAGTCACGCGCGCCGTACAGCTTCGGCAGCGGGTCGCCGTCGGTGATCCAGTTGCGCCAGTCCCGTTCCACCTCGGCCAGGTGCCGGAGCAGGCCGAGCAGCGACATCGTCGACGGCGGCACCGACCGGCGGGCCAGTTGCTCCGGGTCCAGGCCCTCGCACTTCATGCGCAGGGTCATGCGGTAGTTGGTCAGGAAGTCCAGCAGGTTCGCGAACTCGCCGTCCGGGCTCACCCCTTCGTTGTTGCGGGGGTCGTCGTCCGGGTCGGCCCACATGTCGGGGTAGACGGTCGCCTGGGTCCATCGTTCGGGTTGTTCGTCCATGCGATCGATGATCGCCCGCACCGGTCCGGCCCGCCACCGAGTTCTGGGGCGGGGGCGGTGGCACGACGGCGTCGGCCGACGGGGTGCCCCGTCACCCCGGCCGCATCACGAAGCGGTGCCGGCGCCCGTGCCGGTCTCCACGCCCGTGCGGGTCTCCACGCCGGTGCGGGCCGGCCTGGAGTCGCCCTGCCGCAGTTCGGCGAGGAGTTCGCTCTGGCCGGCCAGGAGTTCGGTGAGGATGCGGCGGGCCGCCTTCAGCAGATCGGCGACGTCGCCGCCGGCGAGCGCGTAACTCACCGTCGATCCGTCGCGGATGGAGACGACGATGCCCGACCGGCGCAGCACGGCGAGCTGTTGGGAGAGGTTGGAGGGCTCGACGTCGATCTCGGCGAGGAGCTCGCGCACGGGCCGCGGACCGTTCTGCAGCAGCTCCAGGACGCGGATGCGGACGGGGTGCCCGAGCATGCGGAAGAACTCGGCCTTCGCCTGGTACAGGGGTACCTGGATTCCCACGCGTGCTCCTGCCATCGCCCGCAACGGCGCTCCTCCGCACCGGCGTTCCGTTCGGACAGCCCTCGTGCCCGTCCGGGTGCCCGTCGTCGTGCCCGTCGTGTCCGTCGTCATGTCCGTCGTCGTGCCCATCATTGCGCCCGCGGGGCCCACGCCTGCCCGAGTTTGACTGCTTTCAGATATGCCGAGTTGAAGAAATCTTCAACTCGTGGGCATGCGTGGGCCCGGAGCACCCCGGCTACAGCTCCAGTGCCGCCTCGACGCGCTTCAGCTGGTGGCGGGCCATGGCCAGGTTGGAGTTGCCCTTGTCCAGCACGAGGTACAGGAACAGGCTGTTCATCCCGTTGCCCCCCAGCAGCCTGATGAGGTGGTACTGGCTGCCGAGCGTGATCAGCAGGTCCTCGATCTCGTCCTGCAGCCCCAGCATCTGCATGGTGCGGACCTTCGCCCGGATCACATCGGTGTTGCCCGCGGCGGCGACCATCAGGTCGAGGTCCTTGCCGCCGCCGAGGGTGCCCAGCGCCATCCCGCTGGTGTAGTCGACGAGCGCCGCCCCCAGCGCGCCCTCGACCGAGGTCATGATCTCCTTCAGGGACACTTCCACATTCGCCATCGGCGCCCGCTCCCTCACTCGCACGTCTGTGCCCGGCACCCATGTCGTAGGCGGGGCCGGACTGTTAGCGGGGCTCACGCTACTGAGCGTGCTCCACGACGGGCGGGGAATGACGGAACTGGCGGAAAACCTCCCCCGTGCCCCCGTGCGGGCCACGTACGCCGTTCCACGGCCTGTCTCCCGCGTGATCTGCGGCTCGCTCGCGAAGATTCTGGACGTCACATGGGTGTCCGTATGCCCTTCGTTCACCCGGTGGTGGGATTCACGTCGCCCGAGGAGAGGATGTTCGCGCCATGGACCTGGACGTACCCGATTTCGGTATCCCTCAGAAGCTGGCCTCCGGCATGAGCATGGCCGAGCAGCACGACTACCTGCGCGCCCGGTTCACCCGGCGCGGCGCACTGCGTGCGGGCGCGGTCACCGCCGCCGTGGCCGGGGTCGGCCTCGGTGCGGGCGCGGCCTCGCCCGCCTACGCGGCCCCGGCCGCGCTGCCGGCCTCCTCCGAGCGGCGCGGCGTCGACGGCTCGTTGACCGCCCCCTTCGGACGCCACCTGCAGTACGGCGCGGACCCGAAGACCCAGATGCGCGTCTCGTGGCAGGTGCCCTTCGCCGTCAAGAAGCCGTACCTGCGCATCGGGACCAGCCCGTGGGCGCTGAGCCGGAAGATCGACGCCGAGGTGCGCCACCTCAGCACCCCCGTCTTCAACGGCGGCAAGATCGCGGCCGCCGAGCAGTTCTACCTGCACGTGGGCCTGGACCGGCTGCGGCCCGGCCAGACGTACTACTACGGCGTCGGCCACGACGGGTTCGACCCGGCCGACCACCGCAACCTCGGCACGCTCGGCACCTTCACCACCGCACCCGCACGCGCCGAGAACTTCACCTTCACCGCCTTCGGCGACCAGGGCGTGAGCTATCACGCCCTCGCCAACGACGCCGTGCTGCTGGCCCAGAACCCGGCCTTCCACCTCCACGCGGGCGACATCTGCTACGCCGACTCCTCCGGCGCGGGCGCCCCCGGCGACACCTATGACGCCCGCGCCTGGGACCAGTTCCTGGCCCAGACCGAGTCGGTGGCCAAGAGCGTGCCGTGGATGGTGACGACCGGCAACCACGACATGGAGGCCTGGTACTCGCCGCAGGGCTACGGCGGCCAGAACGCCCGCTGGTCCCTGCCCGACAACGGCCCGGACCCGGTCAACCTGCCCGGCGCCTACTCCTTCGTGCACGGCAACGTCGGCGTCGTCGCGCTCGACGCCAACGACGTCTCGTACGAGATCCCCGTCAACTTCGGCATCAGCGGCGGCAAGCAGACCGCCTGGCTGGACCGGCGCCTCGGCGAACTGCGCCACAACCGCGACGTCGACTTCATCGTGGTTTTCTTCCACCACTGCGCGTTCTCCACCACCAGCTCGCACGCCTCCGAAGGCGGTGTCCGCGACGCGTGGGTGCCGCTGTTCGAGAAGCACACGGTGGACCTGGTCATCAACGGCCACAACCACGTGTACGAGCGCACCGACGCCATCAGGGCCAACCGCGTCGGCCGCAAGGTGCCGATCGGTGAGCGCACCGACCCGACCCGGGACGGCATCGTGTATGTCACGGCCGGCGCGGCGGGCCGCTCGCTGTACGGCTTCCCGGTCCCCGACTCCTACGAGGGCCACGTCGCGGACCGCGACAGCGTGGACACCTACCACTGGGCCAAGGGCGGTGCGAAGGCGACCGAGACCGTCGAGTGGTCGCGGGTCCGGTACACCAACTACTCGTTCCTCGCGGTGGAGGTGGAGACCGGCTCCCACCCGCGGCTGAAGGTCAGCGCCCTCGCCGAGACGGGGCAGCGCGTCGACCACTTCGAGATCCAGCGCGGCCGGTAGTCCGGCGGTCCGGCAGTCCGGTACTCCAGGGCCCCGGGCAGCCGGGTGCGGTCGCCGGACGCGGTCAGGCCCGCCGCACGGGCCCCCGGCACGTGCCGCAGGCCGGAACCCGCCGGGTTGGCCGGGAATGCCGGGGCAGCGGCGGGCCGGGAAGCGGCTCCGGGCCCGCCCGTGCGTCGGGTGTGAGCCAAAGCACCGGACCCCGTGGCCCCCCGGGGGCCGATCCCGCCCCCCACATTGCGGACGGTGCGTGTGCTGCCGGTATACGGTGTGTGATCTTCCTTCACGGGTTCCCCGCAGACCCTTCGCGGGAGGGGCACTTCCGGCCGATCCGCGGACGCGCCCTTCCGGACGGGGCAGACGGCGTACGTGTGTTCTGCCTAGCCTCCCGGGCCATGAGATCACCTCTGACGGGCCGTCTGGGCCTCGCCGCCGTCCTCGCCCTCGTCCTCGCCGTGTTCGGCCTCGCTCCCGCCGCGAGCGCCGACCCCGCGCCGGCCGCGCTGACGTTCAGCACGAGCAGTGCCACCACCACGCCCGGTGGCACCGTGCAGCTGTCGATGACGCTGACCAACAACAAGAGCTACGACGTCTGGTTCGTCTACCAGACGATCGATCCCACCTGGCTGACCACCCAGCGCCCCGACCTCAAGTACAGCTTCACCGGCTGTTCCGTCGCCACCGCCTCGGGCAGCACCGCCTGCGCCGGCACCGGTCCCGCCAACCTCGGGGGGAACTACGGCGCCACCATCCCGCCCGGCCAGAGCCGCACCGTCACGCTGACCCTCCAGGTCGCCGCCGACTCCGGCTGCAACGGCAACATCGGCTTCTACAGCTACTACTACGCGGAGTTCAGCGACAGCAGCAACGCCACCGGCGGTCCCGTGTACACGCCCGAGACCCGCGTGCTCTGCGCCTGACGAACCGCCCGCCCGCCCCGTCGTCGAGGGCGATGGCTTGAAATAACCGGAGATCGGGTGTTCGGATGGTCTCGACCATCGGAGCCCGGCCGGCGGACCGCCACGGTCCGCGAAGGTGCACCACTCGGGGCCCGGACCAGCGCGCAATGCCCGCGCGGCTCCGGGCCCTCGCGCACGGGACAACCGGAACCCGATCCGGTCCCCTCGTCCGTGCCTTGTTTGCGCCCCCATTGTGCGCCTGCGGTTTTCCGCCGGTTTTCGCGACACCATCACAAACGCTACACAGAGACATCACCATGTGACGCGACGGATGCGTCGACGACTGGCTTCTGAGGGGGCGCCGGCGTCGCGCGAGGGGGTGCGTCCGCTCCGTGCGAGCCGTGCTCACCCCTGCCTGGGAGGGGACTTCACCGCATGAAGCGGACCATTCGCACCGCTGTGCTCACGGCGGGCACGCTCATCGCCGCGCTCGGCTTACCGGCCGGATCGGCACACGCCGACGACCCCGCGCCCCGCACCGACCTGCGGGTGCTGGTGGTGAGCGACGGCGGTCCGTCGACCGCCGCCATCGCGGCCGAACTGGACTCGGCCGGAACGCCGTACACCACCGTCGACCTCACCCGGGGCGGGCGGCCCACGATCGACGCCGCCTTCCTCGCCGACACCGTGGACGGCCGGCCGCGCGCCAAGTACCAGGCCGTGGTGATGCCCAACGACAACCCCTTCCCGGCCGGCTCGGCCGAAATGGCGGCCCTGAGCGCCTACGAGCGCACGTACGGCATCCCGCAGGTCGACGCCTACACCTACTCCCGGCCCCAGGTCGGCCTCCAGTACTTCGCCTCCGGCGGCTACGCCGGCAGCCTCGACGGCGTGCGCGCCGGGGTCACCGCGGCCGGCCTCGGCGGCCCGTTCGGCTACCTCGACGGGGCCGTCCCCTTCGAGGACAACTCGCCCACCGTCGGCGAGAGCTACGCCTACCTCGCCCAGCCCGCCCCCGGCGCCGACTTC
Protein-coding sequences here:
- a CDS encoding DinB family protein, which codes for MDEQPERWTQATVYPDMWADPDDDPRNNEGVSPDGEFANLLDFLTNYRMTLRMKCEGLDPEQLARRSVPPSTMSLLGLLRHLAEVERDWRNWITDGDPLPKLYGARDSDFHGAVAEQAVVDAAYADLEREQAATDAALAEHPDLGERVGKDKIAIRELLVHRVEEYARHCGHADLLRECVDGRVGQ
- a CDS encoding purple acid phosphatase family protein, whose amino-acid sequence is MDVPDFGIPQKLASGMSMAEQHDYLRARFTRRGALRAGAVTAAVAGVGLGAGAASPAYAAPAALPASSERRGVDGSLTAPFGRHLQYGADPKTQMRVSWQVPFAVKKPYLRIGTSPWALSRKIDAEVRHLSTPVFNGGKIAAAEQFYLHVGLDRLRPGQTYYYGVGHDGFDPADHRNLGTLGTFTTAPARAENFTFTAFGDQGVSYHALANDAVLLAQNPAFHLHAGDICYADSSGAGAPGDTYDARAWDQFLAQTESVAKSVPWMVTTGNHDMEAWYSPQGYGGQNARWSLPDNGPDPVNLPGAYSFVHGNVGVVALDANDVSYEIPVNFGISGGKQTAWLDRRLGELRHNRDVDFIVVFFHHCAFSTTSSHASEGGVRDAWVPLFEKHTVDLVINGHNHVYERTDAIRANRVGRKVPIGERTDPTRDGIVYVTAGAAGRSLYGFPVPDSYEGHVADRDSVDTYHWAKGGAKATETVEWSRVRYTNYSFLAVEVETGSHPRLKVSALAETGQRVDHFEIQRGR
- a CDS encoding ArsR/SmtB family transcription factor, whose translation is MQVPLYQAKAEFFRMLGHPVRIRVLELLQNGPRPVRELLAEIDVEPSNLSQQLAVLRRSGIVVSIRDGSTVSYALAGGDVADLLKAARRILTELLAGQSELLAELRQGDSRPARTGVETRTGVETGTGAGTAS